A genomic segment from Ptychodera flava strain L36383 chromosome 19, AS_Pfla_20210202, whole genome shotgun sequence encodes:
- the LOC139118996 gene encoding uncharacterized protein KIAA1958-like, which yields MDVTDSFSDISEGEYDSDIERYVSQFDLFKFDTATASVEQDLQEDFKLTKAQELSRFAEPVGAEELAEIQRSRVPRNTTKSTNWGVNVWDSWGRNRNQRITNSGVKSSEMYTLVPALTRDIEASELCFWLCRFVVEVRQQCGSQYPSQSLRVLCSGIQRYLRDECRRPDLAFMDTNRGEFQDFHHTIDGVMKKTDRSGIGVEKRQAQPFTREDEGQLWDKVFSIDNAQNLSYAVYFYVSKVFALRASDEHNNLQAEQFVFGTDKEGEFVEFHGRPCKNNQGGFYNSRKVPYKNIRQYSDPSNPRCVVKLLKNYLGLIPSKGAFYRRPLPKKTTTNAIKFSSQKIGINTIRQYTKKMCEIAGIDGYHTGHSGKVTAATSLYKQGFDEQLIKERTGHRSDDGLRAYKRTCSSLQKNVSDALQPPKPPTQRR from the exons ATGGACGTGACGGACAGCTTCTCTGACATTTCAGAAGGCGAATATGATAGCGACATCGAGCGGTACGTTTCCCAATTTGACCTTTTCAAGTTTGATACCGCCACTGCCTCTGTTGAACAAGACTTGCAGGAAGATTTCAAACTTACGAAAGCACAAGAGCTGTCACGTTTTGCCGAGCCTGTGGGTGCAGAGGAATTAGCTGAAATACAGCGTTCACGTGTACCAAGAAATACAACCAAGTCTACTAATTGGGGCGTCAACGTATGGGATTCCTGGGGTCGAAACAGAAACCAACGCATTACAAATTCAGGAGTGAAAAGCAGTGAAATGTATACACTCGTGCCTGCTCTTACCAGAGATATTGAGGCAAGTGAGTTATGTTTTTGGTTGTGCCGTTTTGTTGTTGAAGTTCGCCAACAATGCGGCTCACAATATCCTTCCCAAAGCCTGAGAGTGTTGTGCAGTGGTATACAACGGTATTTGCGAGATGAATGTCGCCGTCCAGATCTGGCTTTCATGGATACCAATCGTGGAGAGTTCCAAGACTTCCACCATACAATAGACGGCGTCATGAAAAAGACAGACAGGAGTGGCATAGGTGTGGAAAAAAGACAGGCCCAACCGTTTACTCGGGAGGATGAAGGACAATTATGGGACAAGGTTTTCTCCATCGACAACGCCCAGAACTTGAGTTATGCTGTGTATTTTTACGTCTCAAAGGTTTTCGCTTTGAGAGCATCGGACGAGCACAACAATTTACAGGCAGAACAGTTTGTGTTTGGAACGGATAAAGAAGGAGAATTTGTCGAATTCCATGGACGACCATGCAAAAATAATCAAGGTGGTTTTTACAATTCCCGCAAAGTACCATACAAGAATATCCGCCAATATAGTGATCCATCGAATCCACGCTGTGTAGTGAAGCTGCTAAAGAATTACTTGGGATTAATTCCAAGTaaaggtgcattctaccgtcGGCCACTACCAAAGAAGACAACTACCAATGCCATAAAGTTCTCTTCCCAGAAGATTGGGATTAACACAATCCGACAGTATACAAAGAAAATGTGTGAGATTGCTGGCATAGATGGATACCACACTGGGCATTCTGGCAAG GTTACAGCAGCAACTTCTCTATACAAGCAGGGGTTTGATGAACAACTGATAAAAGAAAGAACTGGTCATAGATCAGACGACGGTCTCCGCGCTTACAAACGCACTTGCAGCTCCCTACAGAAGAATGTATCTGATGCATTACAACCACCAAAGCCCCCGACCCAACGCCGATGA